One Oncorhynchus clarkii lewisi isolate Uvic-CL-2024 chromosome 28, UVic_Ocla_1.0, whole genome shotgun sequence genomic region harbors:
- the LOC139386894 gene encoding aquaporin-4-like isoform X2, with amino-acid sequence MSEEKAIEESGRSCIYLWSCLSACNQHPMMVAFKGIWTKDFWRAVSAEYLATMISVLLSLGSTINWAVESDNPPPADLVLISFCFGLAIATMVQCFGHISGGHINPAVTAAMVVTRKLSLAKGVFYLAAQCLGAITGAGLLYLVTPVSVRGGLGVTMVNPKLNVGCGLLVELLITFELVFTVFATCDPKRSVNGSAGLAIGFAVAIGHLFAIPYTGASMNPARSFGPAVITMNFENHWVYWVGPILGGIMAAALYEYLFCPDPELKKMFREVFQKDPASGKYREVEGSMYQTEPDDLIIKPGSIHHIDLEKGEKKDPFLDSTAEVLSSV; translated from the exons ATGAGTGAAGAGAAAGCAATAGAGGAAAGTGGGAGATCTTGTATTTATTTATG GAGCTGCCTGTCGGCGTGTAACCAGCATCCCATGATGGTGGCATTCAAAGGAATCTGGACCAAGGACTTCTGGAGGGCTGTCTCAGCTGAGTACCTAGCAACCATGATCTCCGTCCTCCTCAGCCTGGGCTCCACCATCAATTGGGCGGTCGAGTCAGACAACCCTCCCCCTGCAGACCTGGTCCTCATCTCATTTTGCTTCGGGCTGGCCATTGCCACAATGGTGCAGTGCTTTGGTCACATCAGCGGTGGCCACATCAACCCGGCAGTCACTGCAGCCATGGTGGTGACCCGGAAGTTGAGCCTGGCCAAGGGTGTGTTCTACCTAGCTGCCCAGTGCCTGGGAGCAATCACTGGGGCAGGGCTCCTCTACCTGGTGACACCAGTGTCTGTCAGAGGGGGCCTGGGAGTGACTATG GTGAACCCCAAGCTCAACGTGGGCTGCGGCCTGTTGGTGGAGCTCCTGATCACCTTCGAGCTGGTCTTCACGGTGTTCGCCACCTGTGACCCCAAACGCTCTGTTAACGGCTCGGCTGGCCTCGCCATCGGATTCGCTGTAGCCATCGGTCATCTGTTCGCA ATTCCATACACAGGAGCCAGTATGAACCCCGCTCGCTCCTTTGGACCTGCAGTCATCACCATGAACTTTGAGAACCACTGG GTGTACTGGGTTGGTCCAATCCTGGGTGGCATCATGGCGGCTGCCCTCTATGAATACCTgttctgccctgaccctgagctgaAGAAGATGTTCCGCGAAGTCTTCCAGAAGGATCCAGCTTCGGGGAAGTACAGGGAGGTGGAGGGCAGTATGTACCAGACGGAACCAGATGACCTGATCATCAAGCCAGGCTCCATCCACCACATCGACctggagaagggggagaagaaggACCCTTTCCTGGACTCGACGGCCGAGGTGCTGTCCTCTGTATGA
- the LOC139386894 gene encoding aquaporin-4-like isoform X1 — protein sequence MHGSFSSDRPTTTFSSPLALCHYQPTAACLSCLSACNQHPMMVAFKGIWTKDFWRAVSAEYLATMISVLLSLGSTINWAVESDNPPPADLVLISFCFGLAIATMVQCFGHISGGHINPAVTAAMVVTRKLSLAKGVFYLAAQCLGAITGAGLLYLVTPVSVRGGLGVTMVNPKLNVGCGLLVELLITFELVFTVFATCDPKRSVNGSAGLAIGFAVAIGHLFAIPYTGASMNPARSFGPAVITMNFENHWVYWVGPILGGIMAAALYEYLFCPDPELKKMFREVFQKDPASGKYREVEGSMYQTEPDDLIIKPGSIHHIDLEKGEKKDPFLDSTAEVLSSV from the exons ATGCATGGATCATTTTCATCGGACAGACCCACTACtactttctcctcccctctcgcACTGTGTCATTACCAGCCAACTGCTGCCTGTCT GAGCTGCCTGTCGGCGTGTAACCAGCATCCCATGATGGTGGCATTCAAAGGAATCTGGACCAAGGACTTCTGGAGGGCTGTCTCAGCTGAGTACCTAGCAACCATGATCTCCGTCCTCCTCAGCCTGGGCTCCACCATCAATTGGGCGGTCGAGTCAGACAACCCTCCCCCTGCAGACCTGGTCCTCATCTCATTTTGCTTCGGGCTGGCCATTGCCACAATGGTGCAGTGCTTTGGTCACATCAGCGGTGGCCACATCAACCCGGCAGTCACTGCAGCCATGGTGGTGACCCGGAAGTTGAGCCTGGCCAAGGGTGTGTTCTACCTAGCTGCCCAGTGCCTGGGAGCAATCACTGGGGCAGGGCTCCTCTACCTGGTGACACCAGTGTCTGTCAGAGGGGGCCTGGGAGTGACTATG GTGAACCCCAAGCTCAACGTGGGCTGCGGCCTGTTGGTGGAGCTCCTGATCACCTTCGAGCTGGTCTTCACGGTGTTCGCCACCTGTGACCCCAAACGCTCTGTTAACGGCTCGGCTGGCCTCGCCATCGGATTCGCTGTAGCCATCGGTCATCTGTTCGCA ATTCCATACACAGGAGCCAGTATGAACCCCGCTCGCTCCTTTGGACCTGCAGTCATCACCATGAACTTTGAGAACCACTGG GTGTACTGGGTTGGTCCAATCCTGGGTGGCATCATGGCGGCTGCCCTCTATGAATACCTgttctgccctgaccctgagctgaAGAAGATGTTCCGCGAAGTCTTCCAGAAGGATCCAGCTTCGGGGAAGTACAGGGAGGTGGAGGGCAGTATGTACCAGACGGAACCAGATGACCTGATCATCAAGCCAGGCTCCATCCACCACATCGACctggagaagggggagaagaaggACCCTTTCCTGGACTCGACGGCCGAGGTGCTGTCCTCTGTATGA